In Phacochoerus africanus isolate WHEZ1 chromosome 14, ROS_Pafr_v1, whole genome shotgun sequence, one genomic interval encodes:
- the CD300LG gene encoding CMRF35-like molecule 9 isoform X4, whose protein sequence is MVRTDPPGCVAGGMVKTPCKGTGLGEAHGGNGRGAFRSGAGAQKGDPRGPSPAFLFGIPPLEEVEAPRSAAVERSSQLPVCAPARPALTMRPLVLLWACLVLPGYGTLVGPKEISGFVGDTVSLQCTYGEALKTHRKYWCRKIGYLIARCSGTVFSGGYGQDGRVSVHDSPRELRFKVILRNLTLEDEGQYFCGIQRLGLDDSFSVSLHIFPGISRPTTQLDSTSAKDTSLVRRSSTVKSGTSIPMTRILAPVLVLLALLLATGLAALGSWVLQRRKEAQLTAETERKEKLQLSHSPLKSSWVPEYTTINPAGPTGPPASPNTEIRCLSQASEEDGACLRDPEGDVTPGPPLPVSGEGPGLSEFISG, encoded by the exons ATGGTGCGCACAGACCCTCCGGGGTGCGTGGCCGGGGGCATGGTTAAGACCCCCTGCAAGGGCACGGGTTTGGGAGAAGCGCACGGAGGGAACGGCAGAGGCGCCTTCCGGTCCGGCGCTGGGGCGCAGAAGGGTGACCCGCGcggcccctcccctgccttcctcttcGGCATCCCCCCTCTGGAGGAAGTCGAAGCCCCGCGCAGCGCGGCGGTGGAGAGGAGCTCCCAGCTCCCAGTGTGCGCTCCCGCGCGGCCAGCGCTCACCATGCGGCCGCTCGTCCTGCTGTGGGCCTGCCTCGTGCTCCCAG GTTACGGAACCCTGGTGGGCCCGAAGGAGATCAGTGGATTCGTAGGTGACACCGTGTCCCTGCAGTGCACCTACGGCGAGGCGCTGAAGACGCACAGGAAGTACTGGTGCAGGAAGATCGGGTACCTCATCGCCCGCTGCTCAGGGACTGTTTTCTCAGGAGGATATGGCCAGGACGGCAGGGTGTCCGTCCACGACAGCCCCCGGGAGCTCAGGTTCAAGGTGATCCTGAGGAACCTCACCCTGGAGGACGAGGGGCAATACTTCTGCGGGATCCAAAGGCTGGGCCTCGATGATAGTTTCTCGGTCTCTCTGCACATCTTCCCAG GGATCTCCCGCCCAACCACACAGCTGGACTCCACCTCAGCAAAGGACACCAGCTTGGTCCGCAGAAGCAGCACCGTCAAGTCTGG GACATCCATCCCCATGACCCGCATCTTGGCCCCCGTCCTGGTGCTGCTGGCCCTTCTGCTGGCCACAGGCCTGGCCGCCCTCGGCAGCTGGGTGCTGCAGCGGAGGAAGGAAG CTCAACTGAcggcagagacagagaggaaggagaagctcCAGCTCTCCCACTCG CCGCTGAAGAGCAGCTGGGTCCCGGAGTACACCACGATCAACCCTGCAGGGCCCACTGGGCCTCCTGCCAGCCCCAACACGGAGATCCGGTGCCTGAGCCAG GCTTCAGAGGAAGACGGAGCCTGTTTGCGGGACCCTGAGGGAGACGTGACCCCAGGCCCTCCTCTCCCCGTGTCCGGGGAGGGGCCGGGCCTTTCAGAATTCATCTCAGGGTAG
- the CD300LG gene encoding CMRF35-like molecule 9 isoform X6 — MVRTDPPGCVAGGMVKTPCKGTGLGEAHGGNGRGAFRSGAGAQKGDPRGPSPAFLFGIPPLEEVEAPRSAAVERSSQLPVCAPARPALTMRPLVLLWACLVLPGYGTLVGPKEISGFVGDTVSLQCTYGEALKTHRKYWCRKIGYLIARCSGTVFSGGYGQDGRVSVHDSPRELRFKVILRNLTLEDEGQYFCGIQRLGLDDSFSVSLHIFPGISRPTTQLDSTSAKDTSLVRRSSTVKSGTSIPMTRILAPVLVLLALLLATGLAALGSWVLQRRKEAQLTAETERKEKLQLSHSASEEDGACLRDPEGDVTPGPPLPVSGEGPGLSEFISG, encoded by the exons ATGGTGCGCACAGACCCTCCGGGGTGCGTGGCCGGGGGCATGGTTAAGACCCCCTGCAAGGGCACGGGTTTGGGAGAAGCGCACGGAGGGAACGGCAGAGGCGCCTTCCGGTCCGGCGCTGGGGCGCAGAAGGGTGACCCGCGcggcccctcccctgccttcctcttcGGCATCCCCCCTCTGGAGGAAGTCGAAGCCCCGCGCAGCGCGGCGGTGGAGAGGAGCTCCCAGCTCCCAGTGTGCGCTCCCGCGCGGCCAGCGCTCACCATGCGGCCGCTCGTCCTGCTGTGGGCCTGCCTCGTGCTCCCAG GTTACGGAACCCTGGTGGGCCCGAAGGAGATCAGTGGATTCGTAGGTGACACCGTGTCCCTGCAGTGCACCTACGGCGAGGCGCTGAAGACGCACAGGAAGTACTGGTGCAGGAAGATCGGGTACCTCATCGCCCGCTGCTCAGGGACTGTTTTCTCAGGAGGATATGGCCAGGACGGCAGGGTGTCCGTCCACGACAGCCCCCGGGAGCTCAGGTTCAAGGTGATCCTGAGGAACCTCACCCTGGAGGACGAGGGGCAATACTTCTGCGGGATCCAAAGGCTGGGCCTCGATGATAGTTTCTCGGTCTCTCTGCACATCTTCCCAG GGATCTCCCGCCCAACCACACAGCTGGACTCCACCTCAGCAAAGGACACCAGCTTGGTCCGCAGAAGCAGCACCGTCAAGTCTGG GACATCCATCCCCATGACCCGCATCTTGGCCCCCGTCCTGGTGCTGCTGGCCCTTCTGCTGGCCACAGGCCTGGCCGCCCTCGGCAGCTGGGTGCTGCAGCGGAGGAAGGAAG CTCAACTGAcggcagagacagagaggaaggagaagctcCAGCTCTCCCACTCG GCTTCAGAGGAAGACGGAGCCTGTTTGCGGGACCCTGAGGGAGACGTGACCCCAGGCCCTCCTCTCCCCGTGTCCGGGGAGGGGCCGGGCCTTTCAGAATTCATCTCAGGGTAG
- the MPP2 gene encoding MAGUK p55 subfamily member 2 isoform X2, with the protein MPVAATNSETAMQQVLDNLGSLPNATGAAELDLIFLRGIMESPIVRSLAKAHERLEETKLEAVRDNNLELVQEILRDLAQLAEQSSTAAELARILQEPHFQSLLETHDSVASKTYETPPPSPGLDPTFSNQPVPPDAVRMVGIRKTAGEHLGVTFRVEGGELVIARILHGGMVAQQGLLHVGDIIKEVNGQPVGSDPRALQELLRSASGSVILKILPSYQEPHLPRQVFVKCHFDYDPARDSLIPCKEAGLRFSAGDLLQIVNQDDANWWQACHVEGGSAGLIPSQLLEEKRKAFVKRDLELTPTSGTLCGSLSGKKKKRMMYLTTKNAEFDRHELLIYEEVARMPPFRRKTLVLIGAQGVGRRSLKNKLIMWDPDRYGTTVPYTSRRPKDSEREGQGYSFVSRAEMEADIRAGRYLEHGEYEGNLYGTRIDSIRGVVAAGRVCVLDVNPQAVKVLRTAEFVPYVVFIEAPDFETLRAMNRAALESGVSTKQLTEADLRRTVEESSRIQRGYGHYFDLSLVNSNLERTFRELQAAMEKLRTEPQWVPVSWVY; encoded by the exons GCCCACGAGAGGCTAGAGGAGACGAAGCTGGAGGCCGTGCGGGACAACAATCTGGAGCTGGTGCAGGAGATCCTGCGGGACCTGGCGCAGCTGGCTGAGCAGAGCAGTACCGCAGCTGAGCTGGCACGCATCCTCCAGGAGCCCCACTTCCAG TCCCTCCTGGAGACACACGACTCTGTGGCCTCAAAGACCTATGAGAcgccaccccccagccctggcctggaccCCACGTTCAGCAACCAGCCTGTGCCTCCTGATGCTGTGCGCATGGTGGGCATCCGCAAGACGGCTGGAGAGCATCTG GGCGTGACATTCCGTGTGGAGGGTGGCGAGTTGGTGATTGCGCGCATTCTGCACGGGGGcatggtggctcagcaaggtCTCCTGCACGTGGGCGACATCATCAAGGAGGTGAACGGGCAGCCAGTGGGCAGCGACCCCCGTGCCCTGCAGGAGCTCCTGCGCAGCGCCAGCGGCAGTGTCATCCTCAAGATCCTGCCCAGCTACCAGGAGCCCCATCTGCCCCGCCAG GTATTTGTGAAATGCCACTTTGACTATGACCCGGCCCGGGACAGCCTCATCCCCTGCAAGGAAGCCGGCCTGCGCTTCAGTGCTGGGGACTTGCTTCAGATTGTAAACCAGGATGACGCCAACTGGTGGCAG GCGTGCCACGTGGAAGGGGGCAGCGCGGGGCTCATCCCCAGCCAGCTGCTGGAGGAGAAGCGGAAAGCCTTTGTTAAGCGGGACCTGGAGCTGACACCCACCTCAG GGACCCTTTGCGGCAGcctttcaggaaagaaaaagaagcgaATGATGTATTTGACCACCAAGAATGCAG AGTTTGACCGCCACGAGTTGCTCATTTACGAGGAGGTGGCCCGCATGCCCCCCTTCCGCCGGAAAACCCTGGTGCTGATTGGGGCTCAGGGTGTGGGCCGGCGCAGCCTGAAAAACAAACTCATCATGTGGGATCCGGATCGCTACGGCACCACAGTGCCCT ACACATCCCGGAGGCCCAAGGACTCAGAACGGGAAGGTCAGGGTTACAGCTTCGTGTCCCGCGCGGAAATGGAGGCCGACATCCGCGCTGGGCGGTACCTGGAACATGGCGAATACGAGGGCAACCTGTATGGCACACGTATCGACTCCATCCGGGGCGTGGTCGCTGCCGGCCGGGTGTGTGTGCTGGATGTCAACCCCCAG GCAGTGAAGGTGCTGAGAACAGCTGAGTTTGTCCCTTACGTGGTGTTCATCGAGGCCCCCGACTTTGAGACCCTGCGGGCCATGAACCGGGCTGCACTGGAGAGCGGGGTGTCTACCAAGCAGCTCACG GAGGCAGACCTGAGACGGACAGTGGAGGAGAGCAGCCGCATCCAGAGGGGCTATGGGCACTATTTTGACCTCAGCCTGGTCAACAGCAACCTGGAGAGGACCTTCCGAGAGCTCCAGGCCGCCATGGAGAAGCTGCGCACAGAGCCCCAGTGGGTGCCCGTCAGCTGGGTGTACTGA
- the CD300LG gene encoding CMRF35-like molecule 9 isoform X3 produces MVRTDPPGCVAGGMVKTPCKGTGLGEAHGGNGRGAFRSGAGAQKGDPRGPSPAFLFGIPPLEEVEAPRSAAVERSSQLPVCAPARPALTMRPLVLLWACLVLPGYGTLVGPKEISGFVGDTVSLQCTYGEALKTHRKYWCRKIGYLIARCSGTVFSGGYGQDGRVSVHDSPRELRFKVILRNLTLEDEGQYFCGIQRLGLDDSFSVSLHIFPGASAFARSTPHPATSPYAGTTPHPATSPPAGISRPTTQLDSTSAKDTSLVRRSSTVKSGTSIPMTRILAPVLVLLALLLATGLAALGSWVLQRRKEAQLTAETERKEKLQLSHSPLKSSWVPEYTTINPAGPTGPPASPNTEIRCLSQASEEDGACLRDPEGDVTPGPPLPVSGEGPGLSEFISG; encoded by the exons ATGGTGCGCACAGACCCTCCGGGGTGCGTGGCCGGGGGCATGGTTAAGACCCCCTGCAAGGGCACGGGTTTGGGAGAAGCGCACGGAGGGAACGGCAGAGGCGCCTTCCGGTCCGGCGCTGGGGCGCAGAAGGGTGACCCGCGcggcccctcccctgccttcctcttcGGCATCCCCCCTCTGGAGGAAGTCGAAGCCCCGCGCAGCGCGGCGGTGGAGAGGAGCTCCCAGCTCCCAGTGTGCGCTCCCGCGCGGCCAGCGCTCACCATGCGGCCGCTCGTCCTGCTGTGGGCCTGCCTCGTGCTCCCAG GTTACGGAACCCTGGTGGGCCCGAAGGAGATCAGTGGATTCGTAGGTGACACCGTGTCCCTGCAGTGCACCTACGGCGAGGCGCTGAAGACGCACAGGAAGTACTGGTGCAGGAAGATCGGGTACCTCATCGCCCGCTGCTCAGGGACTGTTTTCTCAGGAGGATATGGCCAGGACGGCAGGGTGTCCGTCCACGACAGCCCCCGGGAGCTCAGGTTCAAGGTGATCCTGAGGAACCTCACCCTGGAGGACGAGGGGCAATACTTCTGCGGGATCCAAAGGCTGGGCCTCGATGATAGTTTCTCGGTCTCTCTGCACATCTTCCCAG GGGCCTCTGCATTTGCAAGGAGCACTCCTCACCCAGCAACCTCTCCATACGCAGGGACCACTCCTCACCCAGCAACTTCTCCTCCTGCAGGGATCTCCCGCCCAACCACACAGCTGGACTCCACCTCAGCAAAGGACACCAGCTTGGTCCGCAGAAGCAGCACCGTCAAGTCTGG GACATCCATCCCCATGACCCGCATCTTGGCCCCCGTCCTGGTGCTGCTGGCCCTTCTGCTGGCCACAGGCCTGGCCGCCCTCGGCAGCTGGGTGCTGCAGCGGAGGAAGGAAG CTCAACTGAcggcagagacagagaggaaggagaagctcCAGCTCTCCCACTCG CCGCTGAAGAGCAGCTGGGTCCCGGAGTACACCACGATCAACCCTGCAGGGCCCACTGGGCCTCCTGCCAGCCCCAACACGGAGATCCGGTGCCTGAGCCAG GCTTCAGAGGAAGACGGAGCCTGTTTGCGGGACCCTGAGGGAGACGTGACCCCAGGCCCTCCTCTCCCCGTGTCCGGGGAGGGGCCGGGCCTTTCAGAATTCATCTCAGGGTAG
- the CD300LG gene encoding CMRF35-like molecule 9 isoform X1 — protein MVRTDPPGCVAGGMVKTPCKGTGLGEAHGGNGRGAFRSGAGAQKGDPRGPSPAFLFGIPPLEEVEAPRSAAVERSSQLPVCAPARPALTMRPLVLLWACLVLPGYGTLVGPKEISGFVGDTVSLQCTYGEALKTHRKYWCRKIGYLIARCSGTVFSGGYGQDGRVSVHDSPRELRFKVILRNLTLEDEGQYFCGIQRLGLDDSFSVSLHIFPASPGLHLTVSTAKLGKTGAEASPSAGTFPSEHLATSPHAGTSPYAGISPFARTTPHPATSPYAGASAFARSTPHPATSPYAGTTPHPATSPPAGISRPTTQLDSTSAKDTSLVRRSSTVKSGTSIPMTRILAPVLVLLALLLATGLAALGSWVLQRRKEAQLTAETERKEKLQLSHSPLKSSWVPEYTTINPAGPTGPPASPNTEIRCLSQASEEDGACLRDPEGDVTPGPPLPVSGEGPGLSEFISG, from the exons ATGGTGCGCACAGACCCTCCGGGGTGCGTGGCCGGGGGCATGGTTAAGACCCCCTGCAAGGGCACGGGTTTGGGAGAAGCGCACGGAGGGAACGGCAGAGGCGCCTTCCGGTCCGGCGCTGGGGCGCAGAAGGGTGACCCGCGcggcccctcccctgccttcctcttcGGCATCCCCCCTCTGGAGGAAGTCGAAGCCCCGCGCAGCGCGGCGGTGGAGAGGAGCTCCCAGCTCCCAGTGTGCGCTCCCGCGCGGCCAGCGCTCACCATGCGGCCGCTCGTCCTGCTGTGGGCCTGCCTCGTGCTCCCAG GTTACGGAACCCTGGTGGGCCCGAAGGAGATCAGTGGATTCGTAGGTGACACCGTGTCCCTGCAGTGCACCTACGGCGAGGCGCTGAAGACGCACAGGAAGTACTGGTGCAGGAAGATCGGGTACCTCATCGCCCGCTGCTCAGGGACTGTTTTCTCAGGAGGATATGGCCAGGACGGCAGGGTGTCCGTCCACGACAGCCCCCGGGAGCTCAGGTTCAAGGTGATCCTGAGGAACCTCACCCTGGAGGACGAGGGGCAATACTTCTGCGGGATCCAAAGGCTGGGCCTCGATGATAGTTTCTCGGTCTCTCTGCACATCTTCCCAG CTTCTCCTGGTCTCCACCTGACCGTCAGCACCGCCAAGCTGGGGAAGACAGGGGCTGAGGCCTCTCCGTCCGCAGGGACCTTCCCGTCCGAGCACCTAGCAACCTCTCCACACGCAGGGACCTCTCCATACGCAGGGATCTCTCCATTTGCAAGGACCACTCCTCACCCAGCAACCTCTCCATACGCAGGGGCCTCTGCATTTGCAAGGAGCACTCCTCACCCAGCAACCTCTCCATACGCAGGGACCACTCCTCACCCAGCAACTTCTCCTCCTGCAGGGATCTCCCGCCCAACCACACAGCTGGACTCCACCTCAGCAAAGGACACCAGCTTGGTCCGCAGAAGCAGCACCGTCAAGTCTGG GACATCCATCCCCATGACCCGCATCTTGGCCCCCGTCCTGGTGCTGCTGGCCCTTCTGCTGGCCACAGGCCTGGCCGCCCTCGGCAGCTGGGTGCTGCAGCGGAGGAAGGAAG CTCAACTGAcggcagagacagagaggaaggagaagctcCAGCTCTCCCACTCG CCGCTGAAGAGCAGCTGGGTCCCGGAGTACACCACGATCAACCCTGCAGGGCCCACTGGGCCTCCTGCCAGCCCCAACACGGAGATCCGGTGCCTGAGCCAG GCTTCAGAGGAAGACGGAGCCTGTTTGCGGGACCCTGAGGGAGACGTGACCCCAGGCCCTCCTCTCCCCGTGTCCGGGGAGGGGCCGGGCCTTTCAGAATTCATCTCAGGGTAG
- the CD300LG gene encoding CMRF35-like molecule 9 isoform X2: MVRTDPPGCVAGGMVKTPCKGTGLGEAHGGNGRGAFRSGAGAQKGDPRGPSPAFLFGIPPLEEVEAPRSAAVERSSQLPVCAPARPALTMRPLVLLWACLVLPGYGTLVGPKEISGFVGDTVSLQCTYGEALKTHRKYWCRKIGYLIARCSGTVFSGGYGQDGRVSVHDSPRELRFKVILRNLTLEDEGQYFCGIQRLGLDDSFSVSLHIFPASPGLHLTVSTAKLGKTGAEASPSAGTFPSEHLATSPHAGTSPYAGISPFARTTPHPATSPYAGASAFARSTPHPATSPYAGTTPHPATSPPAGISRPTTQLDSTSAKDTSLVRRSSTVKSGTSIPMTRILAPVLVLLALLLATGLAALGSWVLQRRKEAQLTAETERKEKLQLSHSASEEDGACLRDPEGDVTPGPPLPVSGEGPGLSEFISG; the protein is encoded by the exons ATGGTGCGCACAGACCCTCCGGGGTGCGTGGCCGGGGGCATGGTTAAGACCCCCTGCAAGGGCACGGGTTTGGGAGAAGCGCACGGAGGGAACGGCAGAGGCGCCTTCCGGTCCGGCGCTGGGGCGCAGAAGGGTGACCCGCGcggcccctcccctgccttcctcttcGGCATCCCCCCTCTGGAGGAAGTCGAAGCCCCGCGCAGCGCGGCGGTGGAGAGGAGCTCCCAGCTCCCAGTGTGCGCTCCCGCGCGGCCAGCGCTCACCATGCGGCCGCTCGTCCTGCTGTGGGCCTGCCTCGTGCTCCCAG GTTACGGAACCCTGGTGGGCCCGAAGGAGATCAGTGGATTCGTAGGTGACACCGTGTCCCTGCAGTGCACCTACGGCGAGGCGCTGAAGACGCACAGGAAGTACTGGTGCAGGAAGATCGGGTACCTCATCGCCCGCTGCTCAGGGACTGTTTTCTCAGGAGGATATGGCCAGGACGGCAGGGTGTCCGTCCACGACAGCCCCCGGGAGCTCAGGTTCAAGGTGATCCTGAGGAACCTCACCCTGGAGGACGAGGGGCAATACTTCTGCGGGATCCAAAGGCTGGGCCTCGATGATAGTTTCTCGGTCTCTCTGCACATCTTCCCAG CTTCTCCTGGTCTCCACCTGACCGTCAGCACCGCCAAGCTGGGGAAGACAGGGGCTGAGGCCTCTCCGTCCGCAGGGACCTTCCCGTCCGAGCACCTAGCAACCTCTCCACACGCAGGGACCTCTCCATACGCAGGGATCTCTCCATTTGCAAGGACCACTCCTCACCCAGCAACCTCTCCATACGCAGGGGCCTCTGCATTTGCAAGGAGCACTCCTCACCCAGCAACCTCTCCATACGCAGGGACCACTCCTCACCCAGCAACTTCTCCTCCTGCAGGGATCTCCCGCCCAACCACACAGCTGGACTCCACCTCAGCAAAGGACACCAGCTTGGTCCGCAGAAGCAGCACCGTCAAGTCTGG GACATCCATCCCCATGACCCGCATCTTGGCCCCCGTCCTGGTGCTGCTGGCCCTTCTGCTGGCCACAGGCCTGGCCGCCCTCGGCAGCTGGGTGCTGCAGCGGAGGAAGGAAG CTCAACTGAcggcagagacagagaggaaggagaagctcCAGCTCTCCCACTCG GCTTCAGAGGAAGACGGAGCCTGTTTGCGGGACCCTGAGGGAGACGTGACCCCAGGCCCTCCTCTCCCCGTGTCCGGGGAGGGGCCGGGCCTTTCAGAATTCATCTCAGGGTAG
- the CD300LG gene encoding CMRF35-like molecule 9 isoform X5: MVRTDPPGCVAGGMVKTPCKGTGLGEAHGGNGRGAFRSGAGAQKGDPRGPSPAFLFGIPPLEEVEAPRSAAVERSSQLPVCAPARPALTMRPLVLLWACLVLPGYGTLVGPKEISGFVGDTVSLQCTYGEALKTHRKYWCRKIGYLIARCSGTVFSGGYGQDGRVSVHDSPRELRFKVILRNLTLEDEGQYFCGIQRLGLDDSFSVSLHIFPGASAFARSTPHPATSPYAGTTPHPATSPPAGISRPTTQLDSTSAKDTSLVRRSSTVKSGTSIPMTRILAPVLVLLALLLATGLAALGSWVLQRRKEAQLTAETERKEKLQLSHSASEEDGACLRDPEGDVTPGPPLPVSGEGPGLSEFISG, translated from the exons ATGGTGCGCACAGACCCTCCGGGGTGCGTGGCCGGGGGCATGGTTAAGACCCCCTGCAAGGGCACGGGTTTGGGAGAAGCGCACGGAGGGAACGGCAGAGGCGCCTTCCGGTCCGGCGCTGGGGCGCAGAAGGGTGACCCGCGcggcccctcccctgccttcctcttcGGCATCCCCCCTCTGGAGGAAGTCGAAGCCCCGCGCAGCGCGGCGGTGGAGAGGAGCTCCCAGCTCCCAGTGTGCGCTCCCGCGCGGCCAGCGCTCACCATGCGGCCGCTCGTCCTGCTGTGGGCCTGCCTCGTGCTCCCAG GTTACGGAACCCTGGTGGGCCCGAAGGAGATCAGTGGATTCGTAGGTGACACCGTGTCCCTGCAGTGCACCTACGGCGAGGCGCTGAAGACGCACAGGAAGTACTGGTGCAGGAAGATCGGGTACCTCATCGCCCGCTGCTCAGGGACTGTTTTCTCAGGAGGATATGGCCAGGACGGCAGGGTGTCCGTCCACGACAGCCCCCGGGAGCTCAGGTTCAAGGTGATCCTGAGGAACCTCACCCTGGAGGACGAGGGGCAATACTTCTGCGGGATCCAAAGGCTGGGCCTCGATGATAGTTTCTCGGTCTCTCTGCACATCTTCCCAG GGGCCTCTGCATTTGCAAGGAGCACTCCTCACCCAGCAACCTCTCCATACGCAGGGACCACTCCTCACCCAGCAACTTCTCCTCCTGCAGGGATCTCCCGCCCAACCACACAGCTGGACTCCACCTCAGCAAAGGACACCAGCTTGGTCCGCAGAAGCAGCACCGTCAAGTCTGG GACATCCATCCCCATGACCCGCATCTTGGCCCCCGTCCTGGTGCTGCTGGCCCTTCTGCTGGCCACAGGCCTGGCCGCCCTCGGCAGCTGGGTGCTGCAGCGGAGGAAGGAAG CTCAACTGAcggcagagacagagaggaaggagaagctcCAGCTCTCCCACTCG GCTTCAGAGGAAGACGGAGCCTGTTTGCGGGACCCTGAGGGAGACGTGACCCCAGGCCCTCCTCTCCCCGTGTCCGGGGAGGGGCCGGGCCTTTCAGAATTCATCTCAGGGTAG